AATCAATTCAGGATGGCATCCACACAGAAGAAACTTGTTACCGATGGCAGTATACTTTTTGCGAGTACTTTACTGGTAAACGCAGGAAACTATGCCATAAATTTAGTTTTTGGAAGGTGGTTAGGTCCTTCAGACTTTTCTGAGGTCAGTCTTTTGGTGACCTTAATCTTAATGGTTTCATTTTTTGCTCTCGCTTTTCAACTCACGGCTGCTAAATATGTGGCATCTTATGAAGCTGAAGGAAAGCAAAATTTAATTACCGGAATAAGTTCTTGGTTAAATAAGAGAGCCGTCATAGGCGGCATTGTTATGATGGTCATTGTAGTTTCAATGTCCGTTTTTTGGCAAGACTTTTTTCAAACCTCCTCTTACTTACCTTTTGCCATCCTAGGAATAGGAATGCCTTTTTATATGCTCATGAGTGTAAATAGAGGTATACTTCAAGGTAAATTGAATTACAAAAAATTAGCATTAACCTACCAAAGCGAAATGTGGGTACGACTAATTGTCTCCATGGCTTTGGTCTATTTAGGTTACCGCGTAAACGGTGTGGCTTGGGGACTTACACTTTCCCTTATAGCTACCTGGTGGATTTCTAGAGTTAAAACAGATAACCCCACTAGCGAAACTACTTTCGACCAAAAAGATGTTCTGAAGTTTCTTTTGATGATTTTGCTTTATGAGTGCAGTCAAATATTGATAAACAATAGTGACATCATTCTGGTTAAACATTTTTATGAGCCAGAAGAAGCAGGTCTTTACGCTGCTATGGCTCTTATCGGTCGTATAGTATATTTTGGAACGTGGACAGTAGTGACACTACTTTTTCCTATTGTGGTGAAACTAGAAAAAGAAGGTAAAGACCATACTCTTTATTTTGTAGGTGGTTTAGCCGTAGTAGGTATTATAGCAGCTGGCATAGTGCTATTCAGTTATCTTTTCCCTGAAATGATGGTTAACATACTTTTTGGCGAAGCCTATATTTCTATAGCTCCTTTGCTTTGGAAATACGCATTGGCTACCGCACTATTTGCCCTTTCTAATGTCTTTGTTTATTACCATATTTCCCTCGACAGAGTTTTACCTGTTTGGATTACCATTTTGGGCGGTATAGCCCAAATAGTTCTTATATCACTCTTCCATGCTGATTTTGAACAAATTATTAATGTTCAAATTTACTTGATGATGGGCTTGATGACATCTATGATTCTCTTTCACTTTGGCCATTCATTGCTTCAGCGAAATAAATCTTAATAAGATTTATAGCTAAACAAACTAGAGGCTGTCTCATTCATTTGAGACAGCCTCTTTTAAAGCGAATACTTAGCTAAAAAAAACAGAAATCCACTTGATAAATCTCGTAGTAGAGCAAAAAAAAAGACTGCCTCTTCTATAGAGACAGTCTCTTTATAATACTTTTAAAGTTCACTTTAATCCACCAGCAACTTTTGAAAATGTAGGTAGTACCAGTCTACCAAATCTTCCATAGGAAGTGATGCTGCGGCAAAATAGTTTCTTCTACCCAACTGCAATCTATATTCCTCATTTTCTAAAACCTTTTGAATGGCATCCGCCAAACTTTCTACAGAATCTGGCTCAAAAAACTCACCAGCATAGCCTTCTTCTTCTACCAACATGGCCAAGTCTCCAAGCATAGGCATCACCACGGCGTTTCCGTAACTACCCGCTTGGTGGAGCACGCCAGAGCTACCCGTAGTGGAAGTATAAGGAAATACGGAAACAGCAGATTCCCCAAAAATCACTGGCACATCTTCTTCTGCTACATATCCTGTAAACCTCAACTGAGCTACATGCATATATTTTTCTTGGACAGCGTCTAGATAACCTGGAGTATTAGGGCTGTCTGTTCCCGCTACCACAATTTCAATATCTAAAGATGTTCTTTTTCTGATAAGCTCTACAGCTTCAATCATGCCCTCCACCTTTTTATAGGTTCCAAACTTTCCAAAAGCCATCACCTGAAGAGGTCCTTCTGGTAATTTAAAAGTAGGCATAGGAGGAACCTCAAAACTTCCGTGTGGAATAAGGGCTACATTTTTTGCTCTATATTTCTTCTCTAAAATTTCAACGTATTTTGGAATAGTTACTGCCAAAACATTAGCGGAAAGAATAAAACGCGTAAGCATGGTGCCTATCATGTTATAAATCCCTGAGACCAATTTATTCTTTGTGATTCCTGCCTCATTAAGGTCTACCTGCTCTAAAATATTATGCAGAAGCACTACCGACGGCACACCACTCATTCTAGTAAGTAGCGGTGTCAAAAGACCCAGTGCTGCTGGTATTTTCTTATCTCCAAAGGAAAGAAACTGAATATTGTAAAGAACGATATCGGCTTCTGACTGCTTCACCGCTTTCAATATTTTAAGGGGATTAGTCCACCAGTTAAAATCCCATACTTGATGGTCTTCGATGGGTACAGGCTGGTCTAAGAAATCAAAACTCTGTCCTTCTGGTAATTGGTCAGAGAGTAAAATGATTTTCTCGTAGTCTTCAGGCTTGTTTCTAAAATGATTTATTAGATAATATCCATATTCATTTAAGGTACGTTTACCCGGTGGGTAACTCGAAACTACTGCAATTTTAAGTTTCTTTTTCATTTATTAATTTTCTTTATCCTGCGAATAATAGCTTTCCAAAAAATAAAACTCCCAAGAATACTTACCCCTAACAGCACTAAGTAGGTAAAAACATACTTCGGAATTTTTCCTAAAATTGAAAACTCATGCGTTTGCTCTGGATTTACCAGTACCTCATAAACTTTCTTCGGCTTACCTTTCTGATTCAATACACCAAAACTTTTCTGAGGCCCCTTTTGCCAAGGCATGCTTCCTGCCACATCTCCGGCTACTTCTGAAAAATCATATAGTGTCCAATATAAATATGGTATATCACCTTTACTTTTAAGTATATCCTGAACATTTTTTAAATGCTCGGCTTGTTGGCTTTCCGTTTTCCCAAACGGCATAATGCTGCTTTGATAGGACGACAAGCCGAATTCCTCTAAAAGAAGTGTTTTTTGATTGGTTTCCTCTTTTAGTCTATCAATATCCTTGCCTAAATTATCTAAATCTCTATAATAATGAAAAGACACAAAATCTAAACTATCAGATAGATACTCAGCACTTTCTGGGTAAGCCCAGCCAATGGTAATAGGATGCCACTGGTCGTACTTCCTAGCTTTGGTTATAATAAAGCGTAACCATTGCTTAACATCATCAGGGTTTTGATAGTGATAATCAATATCAGGCTCATTTTTCAGGTCATAGGCCAAAATAGCTGGGTGCTTTTTGAATCTTTTCAAAATCACTTCCAACTGTCTATCGGTATTGGCGAAGTTTAGGAGATTGTAGTTTGAGTTAAAATCAAACATCGTTACCAATACTTGAAGCTTATTAGCTTCAGCAGTATTCAATAAATGCTCTAATCTTAAAAGCATTTCTGGCACTACCACACCTTTCCCAAACTGCTCATAATTGACAAAAACACGCACTGTGTTTAAGCCCATTTTCTTTATCAATTCAAAATCTTCTTCTACAGCCGTAGTATCATAATTAACCCAAAATTCTTTAAAGGGATGGTCTTTGGGATAATAGTTAATTCCTTTTATGTTAGGTACATGAGCAAGTAAAGAGTCTCTATGTTCTTTAAATATTGCAGTGGAATCCTGTACGAAATCTGGGTATAATTCTTCAAAAATCCCTCTTTCCAAATGCTTTATTCGCCAGTATCCATCATCCAGCTGCATTATGACTTTATAAGATGAAGTGTCTG
This sequence is a window from Arcticibacterium luteifluviistationis. Protein-coding genes within it:
- a CDS encoding glycosyltransferase is translated as MKKKLKIAVVSSYPPGKRTLNEYGYYLINHFRNKPEDYEKIILLSDQLPEGQSFDFLDQPVPIEDHQVWDFNWWTNPLKILKAVKQSEADIVLYNIQFLSFGDKKIPAALGLLTPLLTRMSGVPSVVLLHNILEQVDLNEAGITKNKLVSGIYNMIGTMLTRFILSANVLAVTIPKYVEILEKKYRAKNVALIPHGSFEVPPMPTFKLPEGPLQVMAFGKFGTYKKVEGMIEAVELIRKRTSLDIEIVVAGTDSPNTPGYLDAVQEKYMHVAQLRFTGYVAEEDVPVIFGESAVSVFPYTSTTGSSGVLHQAGSYGNAVVMPMLGDLAMLVEEEGYAGEFFEPDSVESLADAIQKVLENEEYRLQLGRRNYFAAASLPMEDLVDWYYLHFQKLLVD
- a CDS encoding oligosaccharide flippase family protein; this translates as MASTQKKLVTDGSILFASTLLVNAGNYAINLVFGRWLGPSDFSEVSLLVTLILMVSFFALAFQLTAAKYVASYEAEGKQNLITGISSWLNKRAVIGGIVMMVIVVSMSVFWQDFFQTSSYLPFAILGIGMPFYMLMSVNRGILQGKLNYKKLALTYQSEMWVRLIVSMALVYLGYRVNGVAWGLTLSLIATWWISRVKTDNPTSETTFDQKDVLKFLLMILLYECSQILINNSDIILVKHFYEPEEAGLYAAMALIGRIVYFGTWTVVTLLFPIVVKLEKEGKDHTLYFVGGLAVVGIIAAGIVLFSYLFPEMMVNILFGEAYISIAPLLWKYALATALFALSNVFVYYHISLDRVLPVWITILGGIAQIVLISLFHADFEQIINVQIYLMMGLMTSMILFHFGHSLLQRNKS
- a CDS encoding cellulase family glycosylhydrolase codes for the protein MNKDKVFFKIVFSIGLMLLLGLLAGGAAKFLAYFNSGGDREDLLKLAEVLPDEISPEINWLPDDEDTGRPMEVFNRDIIAGGYVRALYQRDLSLFTGNSDGVKEYFTKESRPNIFHQISLVNEKKMSVERVELNHNLKLHFYSADGQIVSFTDYEVHTLKRLNTSKNERILSTADTSSYKVIMQLDDGYWRIKHLERGIFEELYPDFVQDSTAIFKEHRDSLLAHVPNIKGINYYPKDHPFKEFWVNYDTTAVEEDFELIKKMGLNTVRVFVNYEQFGKGVVVPEMLLRLEHLLNTAEANKLQVLVTMFDFNSNYNLLNFANTDRQLEVILKRFKKHPAILAYDLKNEPDIDYHYQNPDDVKQWLRFIITKARKYDQWHPITIGWAYPESAEYLSDSLDFVSFHYYRDLDNLGKDIDRLKEETNQKTLLLEEFGLSSYQSSIMPFGKTESQQAEHLKNVQDILKSKGDIPYLYWTLYDFSEVAGDVAGSMPWQKGPQKSFGVLNQKGKPKKVYEVLVNPEQTHEFSILGKIPKYVFTYLVLLGVSILGSFIFWKAIIRRIKKINK